Proteins from a single region of Oncorhynchus tshawytscha isolate Ot180627B linkage group LG03, Otsh_v2.0, whole genome shotgun sequence:
- the LOC121846246 gene encoding 36.4 kDa proline-rich protein-like produces MDTPTPPVPPWTPQHPLSHHGHPNTNLSNHGHPNTSLFHHGHPNTPCPTMDTPTPPVPPWTPQHPLSHHGHPNTSLFHHGHPNTPCPTMDTPTPPVPPWKPQHLPVPPWTPQHPLSHHGHPNTSLSHHGHPNTPCPTMDTPTPPVPPWTPQHPLSHHGHPNTPVPPWTPQHPLSHHGHPNTSLSHHGHPNTSLSHHGHPPLSHHGHPNTPCPTTDTPTPPVPPWTPQHLPVPPWTPQHPLSHHGHPNTSLSHHGHPNTPLSHHGHPNTPLSHCTPLGAGPGSVSPFQESL; encoded by the coding sequence ATGGACACCCCAACACCCCCTGTCCCACCATGGACACCCCAACACCCCCTGTCCCACCATGGACACCCCAACACCAACCTGTCCAACCATGGACACCCCAACACCTCCCTGTTCCACCATGGACACCCCAACACCCCCTGTCCCACCATGGACACCCCAACACCCCCTGTCCCACCATGGACACCCCAACACCCCCTGTCCCACCATGGACACCCCAACACCTCCCTGTTCCACCATGGACACCCCAACACCCCCTGTCCCACCATGGACACCCCAACACCCCCTGTCCCACCATGGAAACCCCAACACCTCCCTGTCCCACCATGGACACCCCAACACCCCCTGTCCCACCATGGACACCCCAACACCTCCCTGTCCCACCATGGACACCCCAACACCCCCTGTCCCACCATGGACACCCCAACACCCCCTGTCCCACCATGGACACCCCAACACCCCCTGTCCCACCACGGACACCCCAACACCCCTGTCCCACCATGGACACCCCAACACCCCCTGTCCCACCATGGACACCCCAACACCTCCCTGTCCCACCATGGACACCCCAACACCTCCCTGTCCCACCATGGACACCCACCCCTGTCCCACCATGGACACCCCAACACCCCCTGTCCCACCACGGACACCCCAACACCCCCTGTCCCACCATGGACACCCCAACACCTCCCTGTCCCACCATGGACACCCCAACACCCCCTGTCCCACCATGGACACCCCAACACCTCCCTGTCCCACCATGGACACCCCAACACCCCCCTGTCCCACCATGGACACCCCAACACACCCCTGTCCCACTGCACCCCTCTGggagcaggtccaggctctgtgTCTCCCTTCCAGGAGTCACTTTGA